From one Gemmatimonadaceae bacterium genomic stretch:
- a CDS encoding ABC transporter permease: MKTRDAVGLALSQLRVQKLKSAFTLLGVTIGVMFLIAVVSIVEGMGRYVEEDFAGRLIGKNTFTLRRFNNVGPGGNRGFDARTAQRNPLLRMTDIDAVRAAIPANMNSSIANETFKYASSPGSRPRQVQAVATDANYFQIKTFAVEKGRAFSDQEVRAGATVIVIGVEVAEHFFPGLNPEGRQLRVAGVPFTVIGVVEKQGSVFGFSLDRLAIAPYTSPMGRIIRPQRDISSLIVQAPRQEDLADGVEAARGALRAIRGLRASEPDNFGLVTQDAAFGFINQLKGRLILFGTALPAISLIVGAMVIMNIMLVAVAERTREIGVRKALGAKRSDIMSQFLVEAATLSTLGALIGIGLGLGLAELIAALTPLPAAVAPWSIAAAIITGAGVGIAAGLYPASRASQLDPIAALRQE, translated from the coding sequence GTGAAAACCCGTGATGCAGTCGGTCTTGCCCTGTCCCAGCTTCGTGTCCAGAAGCTGAAGAGCGCCTTCACCCTGCTCGGCGTCACGATTGGCGTGATGTTCCTCATCGCCGTCGTGTCGATCGTGGAGGGTATGGGTCGTTATGTCGAAGAGGATTTTGCCGGCCGGCTGATCGGCAAGAACACGTTCACGTTGCGGCGGTTCAACAACGTGGGACCCGGCGGCAACCGGGGATTCGACGCGCGCACGGCACAGCGCAACCCGCTGCTGCGTATGACCGATATCGATGCGGTGCGTGCAGCGATCCCGGCCAACATGAATTCCAGCATCGCCAACGAGACGTTCAAGTACGCCTCGTCGCCGGGGTCACGCCCGCGTCAGGTGCAGGCGGTGGCGACCGATGCGAACTATTTCCAGATCAAGACGTTTGCGGTGGAAAAGGGGCGCGCGTTCAGTGATCAGGAAGTCCGCGCCGGGGCCACGGTCATCGTCATTGGCGTCGAGGTTGCCGAGCACTTCTTTCCCGGGCTCAATCCCGAGGGACGTCAGTTGCGCGTGGCGGGTGTGCCCTTCACGGTCATCGGCGTCGTCGAGAAGCAGGGATCGGTGTTCGGGTTCTCGCTCGATCGACTGGCCATCGCCCCCTATACGTCGCCGATGGGGCGGATCATTCGTCCCCAGCGGGATATCTCGTCACTCATCGTGCAGGCACCGCGCCAGGAGGACCTGGCAGACGGCGTGGAGGCGGCGCGCGGGGCCCTGCGGGCGATCCGGGGACTGCGCGCCAGCGAGCCGGACAACTTCGGGCTCGTGACACAGGACGCGGCCTTCGGCTTCATCAATCAGCTGAAAGGACGACTCATTCTGTTCGGCACGGCGCTGCCGGCCATCAGCCTGATTGTCGGCGCGATGGTGATCATGAACATCATGCTGGTGGCCGTGGCCGAACGCACCCGCGAGATCGGCGTGCGCAAGGCGCTGGGGGCCAAGCGCAGTGACATCATGTCGCAGTTTCTCGTGGAAGCGGCAACGCTCAGCACCCTTGGCGCGCTGATCGGCATCGGGCTGGGTCTGGGTCTGGCCGAACTCATTGCCGCGTTAACGCCGTTGCCGGCGGCGGTTGCGCCGTGGTCGATCGCCGCGGCCATCATCACCGGGGCCGGCGTCGGCATTGCGGCCGGACTGTATCCCGCCAGTCGCGCGTCGCAACTCGACCCCATTGCCGCCCTGCGCCAGGAATAG
- a CDS encoding ABC transporter permease, whose protein sequence is MPFLEAVRLALNTIRVQKLKSFFTLIGVTIGVMFLIAVVSIVEGMSRYVENDFAGKLFGVNTFTLRRWNDFNTDDNLDWREIMRRPRLYPTDARMVRGALPPGSQSAITSETFMKADSPNNRPRDVQAVATEAAYFTIKKFNVTTGRAFGPQEVAAGSRVVVIGVEVASHFFAGLDPIGREIRLAGVPYEVIGVIEKQGAIFGFSLDRLAIAPYTSPLSRAIRPSGDIESLIVQAPTADLVVDGMDAAREVMRASRRMPPGKPDNFALETQDEAMAFFDGLKSKMVIFGTALPAIGLVVGAMVIMNIMLVAVAERTREIGVRKALGARRRDIMSQFLVEAATLSVVGAAIGIGLGIALAAIIAATTPLPAAVAPWSIVAALSVGAGVGVAAGIYPASRAARLDPIAALRQE, encoded by the coding sequence ATGCCATTCCTGGAAGCGGTTCGCCTCGCACTCAACACCATTCGTGTCCAGAAACTGAAGAGCTTCTTCACGCTCATCGGCGTCACCATCGGGGTGATGTTCCTGATTGCGGTGGTGTCCATCGTCGAGGGGATGAGCCGGTACGTGGAGAACGACTTCGCCGGCAAGCTGTTCGGGGTAAACACGTTCACCCTGCGTCGCTGGAACGACTTCAACACCGACGACAATCTCGACTGGCGCGAGATCATGCGACGACCGCGGCTCTATCCCACCGATGCGCGGATGGTGCGTGGTGCGCTGCCCCCGGGTTCGCAGTCCGCGATCACGAGCGAGACGTTCATGAAGGCCGACTCGCCAAACAATCGGCCACGCGACGTGCAGGCGGTGGCCACGGAAGCGGCCTACTTCACGATCAAGAAATTCAACGTCACCACCGGGCGCGCGTTCGGACCGCAGGAAGTCGCCGCGGGGTCGCGGGTCGTGGTGATTGGCGTTGAGGTCGCTTCGCATTTCTTCGCCGGGTTGGACCCGATTGGGCGGGAGATTCGCCTGGCGGGCGTGCCGTATGAGGTGATCGGCGTCATTGAGAAGCAGGGCGCCATTTTCGGTTTCTCTCTCGACCGTCTCGCCATCGCACCGTATACCAGCCCCTTGTCACGAGCGATTCGCCCGAGTGGTGACATCGAAAGTCTGATCGTGCAGGCGCCCACCGCCGATTTGGTGGTCGATGGCATGGATGCGGCGCGCGAAGTCATGCGCGCCTCGCGGCGCATGCCGCCGGGGAAGCCCGACAATTTCGCGCTTGAGACGCAGGACGAAGCCATGGCGTTCTTCGACGGACTCAAGTCGAAGATGGTGATCTTCGGTACGGCGTTGCCGGCGATTGGCCTCGTGGTCGGCGCGATGGTGATCATGAACATCATGCTCGTCGCCGTCGCCGAACGCACGAGGGAAATTGGCGTGCGGAAAGCGCTGGGCGCTCGGCGGCGCGACATCATGTCCCAGTTCCTGGTGGAAGCCGCGACGCTCAGCGTCGTCGGCGCGGCAATCGGCATTGGATTGGGCATTGCCTTGGCGGCGATCATTGCGGCCACGACGCCGTTGCCGGCCGCCGTGGCCCCCTGGTCCATTGTCGCCGCACTCTCGGTTGGTGCCGGCGTTGGCGTGGCCGCAGGCATTTATCCGGCCAGTCGCGCCGCGCGGCTCGATCCGATCGCCGCGTTGCGGCAGGAATAG
- a CDS encoding ABC transporter permease, giving the protein MHFFEAVRLALTTIRVQKLKSAFTLLGVCIGVMFLISVVSIVEGMGKYLEEDLIGKLIGVNTFELRSRPNINIGDVDEAQWEELRKRPRLDITDVPPVVRDLPADVKWYLSSEDQVSATSSVSSKPRQVRVLAVDGQYFEVKKLGVTAGRALSEQELARGEKAVVLGLDAAERLFPGLDPLGRDIRMGGVTYKVVGIAESQGKVFGMSFDNFLVASWRSPIRRLLNSRPNIVDAVAIQSPSDVAMKETMELVRATMRGVHQLRPGQKDDFSLQTADSALEFWNKIKRYLVLAGIALPAIGLVVGAIVIMNIMLVAVSERTREIGIRKALGARRRDIMAQFLIEASTLGTVGSAIGVGLGIGLAELLAALTPLPASVAPWSIVVGIALGAGVGIVSGVYPASRASRLDPIDALRQE; this is encoded by the coding sequence ATGCACTTTTTCGAAGCAGTCCGGTTGGCGCTGACCACCATCCGCGTCCAGAAACTCAAGAGTGCGTTCACGCTGCTCGGTGTCTGCATCGGCGTGATGTTCCTCATCTCCGTGGTCTCCATCGTTGAAGGGATGGGGAAGTACCTGGAGGAGGACCTGATCGGCAAACTGATTGGCGTCAACACGTTCGAATTGCGGAGTCGCCCGAACATCAACATCGGCGATGTCGACGAAGCGCAGTGGGAAGAACTGCGCAAACGCCCGCGACTCGACATCACCGATGTGCCGCCCGTGGTGCGCGACCTGCCCGCCGACGTGAAGTGGTACCTCTCGAGTGAAGACCAGGTCTCCGCCACCTCATCCGTCAGCAGCAAGCCGCGACAGGTGCGCGTGCTCGCCGTCGATGGCCAGTACTTCGAGGTCAAGAAACTCGGCGTCACCGCCGGCCGAGCCCTGTCCGAACAGGAGCTGGCGCGCGGTGAGAAGGCCGTCGTGTTGGGTTTGGACGCCGCCGAACGACTGTTCCCGGGGCTGGACCCCCTCGGGCGCGACATCAGGATGGGTGGCGTGACGTACAAGGTCGTTGGGATTGCCGAATCGCAGGGCAAGGTGTTCGGCATGTCCTTCGACAATTTCCTCGTGGCCTCGTGGCGATCGCCCATTCGCCGGTTGCTGAACAGCCGCCCCAACATTGTCGATGCCGTGGCGATTCAATCGCCCAGTGATGTGGCGATGAAGGAAACGATGGAGCTCGTGCGGGCGACCATGCGCGGCGTCCATCAATTGCGCCCCGGCCAGAAGGATGACTTCTCGCTGCAAACGGCCGATTCGGCGCTGGAATTCTGGAACAAGATCAAGCGGTACCTCGTGCTGGCCGGCATTGCCCTGCCGGCGATTGGACTGGTGGTGGGCGCCATCGTGATCATGAACATCATGCTGGTGGCCGTGTCCGAGCGCACGCGCGAGATCGGCATTCGCAAGGCGTTGGGCGCGCGGCGGCGCGATATCATGGCGCAGTTCCTCATCGAAGCGTCGACGCTGGGGACGGTGGGGTCTGCCATCGGTGTGGGGCTCGGTATTGGTCTGGCCGAGTTGCTGGCGGCATTGACGCCATTGCCGGCCAGTGTGGCACCATGGTCCATCGTGGTGGGCATCGCGCTGGGCGCGGGCGTCGGTATCGTCTCGGGGGTCTATCCCGCCAGCCGAGCGTCGCGGCTGGATCCCATCGACGCCCTGCGTCAGGAGTAA
- the bshB1 gene encoding bacillithiol biosynthesis deacetylase BshB1 yields the protein MADLDLLAIAPHRDDAELTCGGTLIRAVDAGHAVGVLDLTQGEMGTRGSAALRAAEADAAARVMGLTVRENLALPDAGIRNDDDTRALLAQAIRRLRPRVVIAPAPTGRHPDHRRATELVRDACFLAGLAKFAPGDAPAFRPFKLLHVITYREDALKPTFIVDISEQFTRKMDAIRCYASQFDGATQAGEVYPNGESLYDVVTHHAAHYGSRIRVRYGEPFFTEETMRVDDVTALGVSTF from the coding sequence ATGGCTGACCTTGACCTGCTGGCCATCGCGCCACATCGCGATGATGCGGAACTGACCTGCGGCGGCACACTGATTCGGGCCGTTGATGCCGGGCATGCGGTTGGCGTGCTGGACCTGACGCAGGGCGAGATGGGAACGCGTGGGTCGGCCGCACTGCGCGCGGCAGAGGCCGACGCGGCGGCGCGCGTCATGGGGCTGACCGTGCGGGAGAATCTGGCGTTGCCCGATGCGGGCATTCGCAACGACGACGACACCCGCGCGTTGCTGGCGCAGGCCATCCGGCGGTTGCGCCCGCGCGTGGTGATTGCGCCCGCCCCGACTGGTCGCCACCCCGATCATCGACGGGCGACCGAGTTGGTGCGGGACGCCTGCTTTCTGGCGGGGCTGGCGAAGTTTGCGCCCGGTGACGCACCGGCATTCCGGCCGTTCAAGCTGCTGCACGTCATCACCTATCGGGAAGACGCGCTGAAGCCGACGTTCATTGTTGACATCAGCGAGCAGTTCACGCGCAAGATGGACGCGATACGCTGCTACGCCTCGCAGTTCGACGGGGCGACGCAGGCCGGGGAGGTCTATCCGAATGGCGAATCGCTGTACGACGTGGTCACGCATCACGCGGCCCACTACGGGTCACGCATCCGCGTACGCTACGGCGAGCCTTTTTTCACCGAGGAAACGATGCGCGTTGACGACGTCACCGCACTCGGTGTCTCCACGTTCTGA
- a CDS encoding FtsX-like permease family protein: MDHQFQIDRTNALWIPVKPRDGVSVSDAQSAVTMKLREMRGLRPRDGNTFDLITQDQVLDTFNGITGVFFLVMIVLSSVALLVGGIGVMAIMTVSVTSRTREIGLRKALGASRRDILQQFLIEAATLTGIGGAIGIVVGLSMGRVASLALDVDAPVPLTFTILAVAVSVGIGIVFGMIPAQRASRLDPIEALRHE, from the coding sequence ATGGATCACCAGTTCCAGATTGACCGCACCAACGCCTTGTGGATTCCGGTCAAACCCCGTGACGGGGTGAGCGTATCGGACGCGCAGAGTGCGGTGACCATGAAGCTTCGCGAGATGCGCGGTCTTCGCCCGCGCGACGGCAATACGTTCGACCTGATCACGCAGGATCAGGTGTTGGACACCTTCAATGGCATTACCGGGGTCTTCTTTCTGGTGATGATCGTGCTGTCGAGCGTAGCCCTGTTGGTTGGCGGCATTGGCGTGATGGCCATCATGACCGTGTCGGTCACCAGTCGCACGCGCGAGATCGGCCTCCGGAAGGCGCTCGGTGCCTCGCGGCGCGATATCCTCCAGCAGTTCTTGATCGAGGCAGCGACCCTCACCGGGATCGGCGGCGCGATCGGGATTGTGGTGGGGCTGTCGATGGGACGCGTGGCCTCGCTTGCCCTCGATGTCGACGCACCGGTTCCGCTGACGTTTACCATTCTCGCGGTGGCCGTCTCCGTGGGGATCGGGATCGTGTTCGGCATGATCCCGGCGCAACGCGCCTCGCGGCTGGATCCCATCGAGGCGCTGCGCCACGAGTAG
- a CDS encoding ABC transporter permease has translation MALGSFRLFAVTEGVRIAIDACRANKMRAGLTILGIAVGVFVVVAISAAIHGINQSVARDFASTGPTTFFVSRYPISFEGCDGSDDTCAWLRNPPIRSNEVETLRRLSTIEAVGERLDWSAAARYRDRALSQTSIEGYSAEWTTIGAPDIFPGRAFTAAEARTGARVAVLSTLMVERLLGDLDPIGKSIMLNGVPFEVIGVYKDNASFLSGGERPKAVVPVQALIRYLGARASGIGLAVLPRADVTRDEVVDDVTASMRGQRGLRPSQESSFAIITQDKLLDTYNQIFGLFFLVMIALSGVGLIVGGVGVVAIMMISVTERTREIGVRKALGATRGTILWQFLVEAATLTGIGGAIGLFVGWLAAVGIRSYSPIEASIPPWAVVVALGASAITGVLFGLLPASRAARLDPVDALRYE, from the coding sequence ATGGCCCTCGGATCGTTCCGGCTCTTCGCCGTCACTGAAGGCGTCCGCATTGCCATCGACGCGTGCCGTGCCAACAAGATGCGCGCCGGCCTCACCATTCTTGGCATCGCGGTGGGCGTGTTCGTGGTGGTGGCGATTTCGGCGGCCATTCACGGCATCAACCAGTCGGTTGCGCGCGACTTTGCCAGCACGGGTCCCACCACATTCTTCGTGAGTCGCTATCCCATCTCGTTCGAGGGATGCGATGGGTCGGACGACACCTGCGCGTGGCTGCGCAATCCGCCCATTCGCTCCAACGAAGTGGAAACGCTGCGTCGACTGAGCACGATTGAAGCGGTTGGCGAACGCCTGGACTGGTCGGCGGCGGCGCGCTATCGCGATCGCGCACTGTCGCAGACCAGTATCGAGGGATATTCCGCCGAGTGGACCACCATTGGCGCGCCGGACATTTTTCCGGGCCGCGCGTTCACCGCGGCCGAGGCGCGCACCGGGGCGCGGGTGGCAGTGCTGTCCACGCTGATGGTCGAGCGATTGCTGGGCGATCTCGACCCGATCGGCAAGAGCATCATGCTCAACGGCGTGCCGTTCGAAGTCATCGGGGTGTACAAGGACAACGCCAGTTTTCTGTCCGGCGGCGAACGCCCCAAGGCCGTCGTCCCCGTCCAGGCCCTGATCCGCTATCTCGGCGCCCGCGCGAGTGGCATTGGGCTGGCTGTCCTGCCGCGGGCCGATGTCACGCGCGACGAGGTGGTGGACGACGTGACGGCCTCCATGCGCGGCCAGCGCGGATTGCGTCCCTCGCAGGAGTCGTCATTCGCCATCATCACGCAGGACAAGTTGCTCGACACGTACAACCAGATCTTCGGCTTGTTCTTCCTGGTGATGATCGCGTTGTCCGGTGTGGGGCTGATTGTCGGCGGCGTGGGCGTGGTGGCCATCATGATGATTTCGGTCACCGAGCGCACGCGGGAGATCGGCGTGCGCAAGGCCCTGGGCGCCACGCGCGGCACCATCCTGTGGCAGTTCCTGGTGGAGGCGGCGACGCTGACCGGCATCGGCGGGGCCATCGGTCTGTTCGTGGGATGGCTGGCCGCCGTCGGCATTCGCAGTTACTCACCCATCGAGGCTTCCATTCCGCCGTGGGCCGTGGTGGTGGCGCTGGGAGCCAGCGCCATCACGGGTGTCTTGTTTGGCCTGCTCCCCGCGTCGCGCGCCGCGCGACTCGATCCCGTCGACGCGCTCCGGTACGAATAG
- a CDS encoding ABC transporter permease — protein sequence MLVFEGVGMAIDAIRSNKVRAALTIAGVAIGVFVVVAMGAVVNGIRQSFQKDLDEIGATTFIVQRRGSGISACDGTDEKCPDRRNPPISFAEWDMIGRLPGIANVIGVLGGSGNFAYKNVRLDNVGYDAYSPEWPEVDASDINPGRNFTRTEYDAGQPVVLLNDTLKAQLFGESEPIGKQIMISGRQFTVIGIYQPKAGFLKSLEGKGPDTPRAIVPLQASVRTLDVWKGGLTLLVRPFATATQSQVMDEVMAAMRARRGLKPGMRATFYLVEQDRIKETFDQLFGAIFAVGLALSAVALLVGGVGVVAIMMISVTERTREIGVRKALGATAGTIRWQFLVEAATLTSIGALIGLGIGALLAWAIRSNSSIPATLPVSIVATALIASAITGVAFGMLPAIRASQLDPIEALRHE from the coding sequence CTGCTGGTGTTCGAGGGTGTTGGGATGGCGATTGACGCGATCCGATCCAACAAGGTGCGTGCGGCACTGACTATTGCGGGTGTGGCGATCGGCGTGTTCGTGGTCGTGGCCATGGGCGCCGTGGTGAACGGCATTCGCCAATCCTTCCAGAAGGATCTCGACGAAATTGGCGCCACCACATTCATCGTGCAACGACGCGGCAGCGGCATCAGTGCCTGTGATGGCACGGATGAGAAGTGTCCGGACCGTCGGAATCCTCCCATTTCGTTCGCCGAATGGGACATGATCGGACGGCTGCCTGGCATTGCCAATGTCATCGGTGTGCTGGGAGGCAGTGGTAATTTCGCCTACAAGAACGTGCGTCTCGACAACGTGGGCTATGACGCCTACAGTCCGGAGTGGCCCGAAGTGGACGCCTCGGACATCAACCCGGGACGCAACTTCACGCGCACCGAGTACGACGCCGGACAACCTGTGGTGCTGCTGAACGACACGCTCAAAGCGCAGCTGTTCGGCGAATCGGAACCGATCGGCAAGCAGATCATGATCAGCGGTCGGCAGTTCACGGTGATCGGGATTTATCAACCCAAGGCGGGATTCCTCAAGTCACTTGAGGGCAAGGGACCGGACACGCCGCGCGCCATTGTGCCGCTGCAGGCCTCCGTGCGCACGCTGGATGTCTGGAAGGGGGGACTGACCCTGCTGGTCCGTCCATTCGCGACGGCGACGCAGAGCCAGGTGATGGATGAAGTGATGGCGGCCATGCGTGCGCGGCGCGGCCTCAAACCGGGCATGCGTGCCACGTTTTATCTAGTGGAGCAGGATCGCATCAAGGAGACGTTTGATCAGCTCTTCGGCGCGATCTTCGCCGTTGGACTCGCGTTGTCGGCGGTGGCGTTGTTGGTGGGCGGTGTGGGTGTCGTGGCCATCATGATGATTTCCGTCACGGAACGCACGCGTGAGATCGGCGTGCGCAAGGCGCTGGGGGCGACCGCGGGCACGATTCGCTGGCAGTTCCTGGTGGAGGCCGCCACGCTCACCAGTATCGGGGCGCTCATCGGTCTCGGGATCGGCGCCCTCCTGGCCTGGGCCATTCGCAGCAACAGCTCCATCCCAGCCACCTTGCCGGTCAGTATCGTCGCCACCGCGCTGATCGCCAGCGCGATCACGGGCGTGGCGTTCGGCATGCTCCCCGCCATCCGCGCGTCGCAACTCGATCCGATCGAAGCGCTCCGGCACGAGTAG
- a CDS encoding ABC transporter permease, whose product MTPLLRVDAFGENIRIAFDALRVSKLRSSLTILGVVIGVATVMAMAAIVQGIRDSIVRTIEVAGPTTFYVMKKFSQTPLNPDNLPKDVRIRPDLSDDEAGQLRRLPEIGYASLWAQTLARIEADGARTQAMAIFGADDGFTRIQNGELLSGRWFSRTELLAGSPVVVLQDETARRLFGQEASLGRWVRVGGRPLEVIGLWQEPANVFAPPANRWGRWCRIG is encoded by the coding sequence GTGACGCCACTCCTGCGCGTCGACGCGTTCGGCGAGAACATTCGCATTGCCTTCGATGCGCTTCGCGTGAGCAAGTTGCGATCGTCGCTGACCATTCTGGGTGTCGTCATCGGCGTCGCCACCGTGATGGCGATGGCGGCCATCGTGCAGGGCATTCGCGATTCAATCGTCCGGACGATTGAAGTGGCCGGCCCCACGACGTTCTACGTGATGAAGAAGTTCTCGCAGACACCGCTCAATCCGGACAACCTGCCCAAAGACGTCCGCATTCGTCCGGACCTCTCGGACGACGAAGCCGGGCAGCTTCGGCGGTTGCCGGAAATCGGCTACGCATCGCTCTGGGCGCAGACGCTGGCGCGCATCGAGGCCGACGGCGCGCGCACCCAAGCCATGGCGATTTTCGGCGCGGACGACGGCTTCACGCGCATTCAAAATGGCGAATTGTTGAGCGGCCGGTGGTTTTCACGGACCGAATTGCTGGCCGGTTCACCGGTCGTGGTGCTGCAGGATGAAACCGCTCGTCGCCTGTTCGGACAGGAAGCGAGTCTTGGCCGCTGGGTCCGGGTAGGCGGCCGGCCGCTGGAAGTGATCGGACTGTGGCAGGAACCGGCCAACGTGTTCGCGCCCCCGGCCAATCGGTGGGGGCGGTGGTGCCGTATCGGCTGA
- a CDS encoding ABC transporter permease, whose translation MRFVDVIRLSLQQLRVNPLRTAFTLLGIVVSVGFLVAVVAIIQGMNAYVKENIADAMIGMNTFQVRRLPISLGFFNDDEFRLLRRRPRVDERDADAVRAALPDADAISLQSGWPTPQADMSWRNRTLGSVQVFGVTPGFQIVQDYKFTAGRPLSDTDVSERRRVVVIGADVASKLFDDGVAVDQEVRLMGQRFTVIGVVGRKGRVLGQSFDGFALLPISAFEAIYGRRQTTTISVKMRDAADVAPAMARAQEAMRVSRGLRPIEADNFDVGTADALVDFWKQLTKVLFAVVPAVVAIGILVGGIVIMNIMLMAVTERTHEIGLRKAVGATSADVRKQFLAEAVTLAVLGGALGVASGWGLATVIAAVSPLPARVSLWSVVLSLTLGAGIGILFGVYPASRAAQLDPITAMRAET comes from the coding sequence ATGCGCTTCGTTGACGTCATCCGGCTGTCGTTGCAGCAGCTGCGCGTCAATCCGCTGCGCACGGCCTTCACGCTGCTGGGCATCGTGGTGTCCGTGGGGTTCCTGGTGGCGGTGGTGGCGATCATCCAGGGGATGAACGCGTACGTGAAGGAGAACATCGCCGATGCGATGATCGGCATGAACACGTTTCAGGTGCGTCGTCTTCCCATCAGCCTGGGGTTTTTCAACGACGACGAATTCCGCCTGCTGCGGCGACGCCCTCGCGTGGACGAACGCGACGCGGACGCGGTGCGGGCGGCGTTGCCCGACGCTGACGCCATCAGCCTGCAATCCGGCTGGCCGACACCGCAGGCGGACATGAGCTGGCGGAATCGCACCCTGGGCAGCGTGCAGGTGTTTGGCGTGACGCCGGGCTTCCAGATTGTGCAGGACTACAAATTCACGGCGGGTCGTCCGTTGAGCGACACGGACGTGAGTGAGCGGCGCCGCGTCGTCGTCATCGGCGCCGACGTGGCCAGCAAGCTGTTCGACGACGGTGTGGCCGTTGATCAGGAAGTTCGGTTGATGGGGCAGCGATTCACCGTGATCGGCGTGGTGGGGCGCAAGGGACGTGTACTGGGGCAGTCGTTTGACGGGTTTGCCCTGCTGCCGATTTCCGCCTTCGAAGCGATCTACGGCCGCCGACAGACCACCACCATTTCCGTGAAGATGCGCGACGCGGCTGATGTCGCTCCCGCGATGGCGCGGGCGCAGGAGGCCATGCGGGTGTCGCGCGGCCTCCGTCCGATCGAGGCCGACAATTTCGACGTCGGCACCGCCGATGCCTTGGTGGACTTCTGGAAGCAACTCACCAAGGTGCTGTTCGCCGTCGTGCCCGCCGTGGTGGCCATCGGCATTCTGGTGGGCGGCATCGTGATCATGAACATCATGCTCATGGCCGTCACCGAGCGCACGCACGAAATTGGTTTACGAAAGGCCGTGGGCGCAACCTCCGCCGACGTGCGCAAGCAGTTTCTGGCCGAAGCCGTCACGCTGGCCGTATTGGGCGGCGCGCTGGGTGTGGCGTCGGGCTGGGGACTGGCCACCGTCATCGCCGCCGTGTCGCCGCTTCCGGCCCGCGTGAGTCTCTGGTCGGTGGTGCTGTCGCTCACGCTTGGCGCCGGCATCGGCATCCTGTTTGGTGTCTACCCGGCCTCGCGCGCGGCGCAACTGGACCCGATTACCGCCATGCGCGCCGAGACATGA
- a CDS encoding ABC transporter permease, translated as MLMAFEGIGMAFDAMRANKVRALLTIAGVAIGVFVVVAMGATVHGIRKSFQSDLDEFGATSFQVRRRGVGMNNCDGTDDTCPERKNPGITLAEWTSIKQLSTVETATAWLSGQANFDYKDRHVTNVGYDAQSTDWIKTDVADISPGRSFSQSEHDAGAQVVVINDTLKNRLFGDSDPIGKAIAVEGKQFLVIGVFHTKAGFLKTMDGRGPDKPRAILPMMTAYRHLDVWRRGLLIMVKPQADAPQAEVMDAITELLRGRRGLKPGVPNNFALVAQDRMMETFDQLFGAIFMVGLALSAVGLLVGGVGVIAIMMISVTERTREIGVRKALGATRATILWQFLVEAATLTSVGASVGLVIGAVLAWIVRTNTPVPTSIPASAIVTAILASIGTGIVFGMLPAMRAARLDPVEALRHE; from the coding sequence TTGTTGATGGCATTCGAAGGCATCGGCATGGCCTTCGATGCCATGCGCGCGAACAAGGTACGGGCGCTCCTCACGATTGCCGGGGTCGCCATTGGGGTATTCGTGGTCGTGGCGATGGGGGCCACCGTGCACGGCATTCGAAAGAGCTTTCAGTCGGATCTGGATGAATTCGGGGCCACGTCTTTTCAGGTGCGGCGTCGCGGCGTTGGCATGAACAATTGCGACGGAACTGACGATACCTGTCCCGAACGCAAGAATCCCGGAATCACGTTGGCCGAGTGGACATCGATCAAGCAGTTGTCCACGGTCGAAACCGCAACGGCGTGGTTGTCGGGACAGGCCAATTTCGACTACAAGGATCGCCACGTCACGAATGTCGGCTACGACGCACAAAGCACCGACTGGATCAAGACAGATGTTGCCGATATCTCACCCGGACGAAGTTTTTCGCAATCGGAGCACGACGCCGGCGCCCAGGTGGTGGTCATCAATGACACGCTGAAGAATCGATTGTTCGGCGATTCCGATCCTATCGGCAAAGCGATTGCCGTTGAAGGCAAACAGTTTCTCGTCATCGGCGTGTTTCATACGAAGGCGGGATTTCTCAAGACCATGGACGGTCGCGGGCCAGACAAGCCGCGCGCGATTCTCCCCATGATGACGGCATACCGGCATTTGGACGTGTGGCGGCGTGGTTTGCTGATCATGGTGAAGCCGCAGGCGGACGCCCCGCAGGCGGAGGTCATGGACGCGATCACCGAGCTCCTGCGTGGCCGACGTGGGCTGAAGCCGGGTGTGCCGAACAATTTTGCCCTCGTCGCGCAGGATCGCATGATGGAGACATTCGACCAGTTGTTCGGGGCCATTTTCATGGTCGGCCTGGCCCTCTCTGCGGTCGGACTCCTGGTCGGTGGCGTCGGCGTGATAGCCATCATGATGATTTCGGTGACCGAGCGGACGCGCGAGATCGGGGTTCGCAAGGCACTGGGGGCCACCAGGGCCACGATTCTCTGGCAATTCCTGGTGGAGGCCGCGACCCTCACCTCGGTGGGCGCGTCAGTGGGTCTGGTCATCGGTGCCGTACTGGCCTGGATTGTCCGCACCAACACCCCGGTGCCGACATCGATCCCGGCGTCGGCAATCGTCACGGCGATTCTGGCCAGCATCGGTACCGGTATCGTTTTTGGCATGCTCCCCGCGATGCGAGCCGCCCGACTCGATCCGGTCGAGGCGTTGCGACACGAGTAG